The proteins below are encoded in one region of Syngnathus acus chromosome 2, fSynAcu1.2, whole genome shotgun sequence:
- the LOC119119771 gene encoding ladderlectin-like, whose amino-acid sequence MAFTLGSLFLLCGISGLLTGVSTAPVKAFYCPNDWILLKSSCYIYQEQIRTFADAESVCNILGGNLVSIQDGLENAFVLELIRAAGDADEAWIGYTDAIMEDDFIWTDGSDNSFENFADGEPDDDGDCVVMETDDGEWDDMDCTDTFSYVCIMDASHH is encoded by the exons ATGGCATTCACTCTTGGCTCATTgttcctcctttgcgggatcaGCGGACTGCTGACTGGAGTC AGTACCGCTCCTGTGAAAG CCTTTTACTGTCCAAATGACTGGATACTGTTGAAGAGTTCCTGTTACATCTACCAAGAACAGATCAGAACTTTTGCAGATGCTGag agCGTCTGCAACATTCTTGGTGGGAATCTGGTCTCCATTCAAGATGGTCTGGAAAATGCGTTTGTTCTTGAACTGATTCGGGCGGCTGGTGATGCCGACGAAGCTTGGATAGGTTACACTGATGCAATTATg GAAGACGATTTCATATGGACTGATGGCTCGGATAATTCCTTCGAAAACTTTGCTGATGGAGAGCCCGATGACGACGGTGACTGTGTAGTAATGGAAACAGATG atggaGAGTGGGACGATATGGATTGCACAGATACCTTCTCGTACGTTTGCATCATGGATGCGTCTCATCACTAA